Proteins from a genomic interval of Polaribacter sp. Q13:
- the rpmF gene encoding 50S ribosomal protein L32, with translation MAHPKRKISKTRRDKRRTHYKAASQQIATDPTTGESHLYHRAHWHEGKLYYRGQVVLESASAIEA, from the coding sequence ATGGCACATCCTAAAAGAAAGATATCTAAAACTAGAAGAGACAAAAGGAGAACGCATTATAAAGCCGCTTCTCAACAAATAGCAACAGATCCAACAACAGGAGAGTCGCATTTATACCACAGAGCTCACTGGCATGAAGGTAAATTATACTACAGAGGACAAGTAGTATTAGAATCGGCATCAGCAATTGAAGCATAA
- a CDS encoding beta-ketoacyl-ACP synthase III, with product MTKITAAITAVGKYVPEYVLTNKELETMVETNDEWITSRTGIKERRILKGEGLGTSYMAIKAAEELLEKSKVNPAEIDLIIVGTATPDLPIASTAAYVASEIGAINAFGYDLLAACSSFLYGMSTAASYIESGRYKKVLLIGADKMSSIIDYKDRATCIIFGDGAGAALFEPNYEELGLQDEYLRSDGVGRDFLRVEAGGSVMPTTKETVEGDKHFVYQEGKTVFKYAVSSMADVAKKVLTRNNLIEKDVQWLVAHQANKRILEAIAKRIEMPLEKVMMNIQKYGNTTSATIPLLLADYESQLKKGDNLIFAAFGGGFTWGAAYVKWAYNS from the coding sequence ATGACAAAAATCACTGCAGCAATTACAGCAGTAGGGAAATATGTTCCTGAATATGTTCTAACTAATAAAGAGTTAGAAACCATGGTAGAAACAAATGATGAGTGGATTACCAGTAGAACAGGGATTAAAGAAAGAAGAATTTTAAAAGGAGAAGGTTTAGGTACTTCATACATGGCTATAAAAGCCGCAGAAGAATTACTAGAAAAATCAAAAGTAAACCCAGCAGAAATAGACCTAATTATTGTTGGTACTGCAACACCAGACTTACCTATAGCATCTACAGCAGCTTATGTTGCGTCAGAAATAGGAGCAATAAATGCTTTTGGTTATGATTTGTTAGCTGCATGTTCTAGTTTTTTGTACGGTATGTCTACTGCCGCAAGTTATATAGAGTCTGGTAGATATAAAAAAGTGCTATTAATAGGGGCAGATAAAATGTCTTCGATTATAGATTATAAAGACAGGGCAACCTGTATTATTTTTGGAGATGGAGCAGGAGCTGCATTGTTTGAACCTAATTATGAGGAATTAGGTTTGCAAGATGAATATTTAAGAAGTGATGGTGTAGGAAGAGACTTTTTAAGAGTAGAAGCAGGTGGTTCTGTAATGCCAACAACCAAAGAGACAGTGGAAGGAGATAAACATTTTGTGTATCAGGAAGGTAAAACTGTTTTTAAATATGCCGTTTCTAGTATGGCAGATGTTGCAAAAAAAGTGTTAACTAGAAATAATCTTATAGAAAAAGATGTTCAATGGTTAGTTGCTCATCAAGCTAATAAAAGAATTCTTGAAGCAATTGCTAAAAGGATAGAAATGCCATTAGAGAAAGTAATGATGAATATTCAAAAATATGGGAATACTACATCTGCAACTATACCTCTTTTACTGGCAGATTATGAAAGTCAATTAAAAAAAGGAGATAATTTAATTTTTGCGGCATTTGGTGGCGGTTTCACATGGGGAGCAGCTTACGTAAAATGGGCGTATAATTCATAA
- the accB gene encoding acetyl-CoA carboxylase biotin carboxyl carrier protein, with amino-acid sequence MDIKEIQNLIKFVAKSGASEVKLEMEDVKITIRTGSGKTETTILQAAPMAGMPQVAAPIAAQPVATSEAAVQAESEDSKYITVKSPIIGTFYRRPSPDKSNFVEVGTDISIGDTVCVIEAMKLFNEIESEVSGKIVKVLVDDSSPVEFDQPLFLVDPS; translated from the coding sequence ATGGATATTAAAGAGATTCAAAATCTTATAAAATTTGTAGCTAAATCTGGCGCTAGCGAGGTAAAGTTAGAAATGGAAGATGTAAAGATTACGATTAGAACTGGTTCTGGAAAAACAGAAACAACAATTTTACAAGCAGCTCCAATGGCAGGTATGCCTCAAGTAGCAGCTCCTATTGCAGCGCAACCAGTTGCTACTTCAGAAGCAGCTGTACAAGCAGAAAGTGAAGATTCTAAATATATTACTGTAAAGTCTCCTATTATTGGAACATTTTACAGAAGACCATCTCCAGATAAATCTAATTTTGTTGAAGTAGGAACTGATATTTCTATAGGAGATACTGTTTGTGTAATTGAAGCTATGAAATTATTTAATGAGATAGAGTCTGAAGTTTCTGGTAAAATTGTTAAAGTATTAGTTGATGATTCTTCTCCTGTAGAGTTTGATCAACCATTATTTTTAGTAGACCCATCGTAA
- the accC gene encoding acetyl-CoA carboxylase biotin carboxylase subunit codes for MFKKILIANRGEIALRVIRTCKEMGIKTVAVYSTADAESLHVRFADEAVCIGPAPSSESYLKMSNIIAAAEITNADAIHPGYGFLSENAKFSKLCEEHNIKFIGATGDMIDQMGDKANAKSTMIAAGVPCVPGSEGVIETFEDCEKIAIETGYPVMLKASAGGGGKGMRAVWKADELRDAWDAARYESKAAFGNDDMYMEKLIEEPRHIEIQIVGDSYGKACHLSERDCSVQRRHQKLTEETPSPFMTDALRKKMGAAAVKAAEFIKYEGAGTVEFLVDKHRNFFFMEMNTRIQVEHPITEEVVNYDLIREQILVAAGVPISGKNYFPQMHSIECRINAEDPYNNFRPAPGKITTFHSPGGHGVRVDTHVYAGYMIPPNYDSMIAKLITTAQTREEAINKMKRALDEFVIEGVKTTIPFHRQLMDHPDYVAGNYTTKFMEDFVMK; via the coding sequence ATGTTTAAAAAAATATTAATTGCCAATAGAGGAGAAATAGCACTTCGTGTTATTAGAACCTGTAAAGAAATGGGCATTAAAACTGTTGCAGTATATTCTACTGCAGATGCAGAAAGTTTACATGTAAGGTTTGCTGATGAAGCAGTTTGTATTGGTCCAGCACCAAGTTCAGAATCTTACTTAAAAATGTCTAATATTATTGCTGCTGCAGAAATAACGAATGCAGATGCAATTCACCCAGGTTACGGATTTTTATCTGAGAATGCTAAATTTTCTAAATTATGTGAAGAGCATAATATTAAATTTATTGGAGCAACAGGAGATATGATTGATCAAATGGGAGATAAAGCAAACGCTAAATCTACTATGATTGCTGCAGGTGTACCTTGTGTTCCAGGAAGTGAAGGTGTTATTGAAACCTTTGAAGATTGTGAAAAAATAGCTATTGAAACCGGGTATCCCGTAATGCTAAAAGCTTCTGCAGGAGGTGGAGGTAAAGGAATGCGTGCTGTTTGGAAAGCCGATGAATTAAGAGATGCTTGGGATGCTGCAAGATATGAATCTAAAGCAGCTTTTGGTAATGATGATATGTATATGGAGAAGCTTATTGAAGAGCCAAGACATATAGAAATTCAGATTGTTGGAGATTCTTACGGAAAAGCATGTCATTTATCAGAAAGAGACTGTTCTGTTCAACGTCGTCATCAAAAATTGACAGAAGAAACTCCTTCTCCTTTTATGACGGATGCATTAAGAAAGAAAATGGGTGCTGCAGCTGTTAAAGCGGCAGAATTTATTAAGTATGAAGGTGCCGGAACCGTAGAATTTCTTGTTGATAAACATAGAAATTTCTTCTTTATGGAGATGAATACTCGTATACAAGTAGAGCATCCTATTACAGAAGAAGTAGTAAATTACGATTTAATTAGAGAACAGATTTTAGTGGCTGCAGGTGTGCCAATTTCAGGGAAAAATTACTTCCCTCAAATGCACTCTATAGAATGCAGAATTAACGCAGAGGATCCTTATAATAATTTTAGACCAGCTCCAGGAAAAATTACAACATTCCATTCTCCAGGAGGGCATGGAGTAAGAGTAGATACACATGTATATGCAGGGTATATGATTCCGCCAAATTACGATTCTATGATTGCTAAATTAATTACTACTGCTCAAACAAGAGAAGAAGCAATTAATAAAATGAAGCGTGCTTTAGATGAATTTGTAATAGAAGGCGTTAAAACAACAATTCCTTTTCATAGACAATTAATGGATCATCCAGATTATGTTGCCGGAAACTATACAACTAAGTTTATGGAAGATTTTGTAATGAAATAA
- a CDS encoding Lrp/AsnC family transcriptional regulator → MKIDGIDKKIIRSLIKDARTPILSIAREVGISGAAIHQRLRKLEKSELIDGYQMMVNTKALGYNTIAFVGVFLETSAILSSVIKRLKEISEVVECHYTTGSFTVFIKVLCKNNEDLMYLLNSKLKVIKGVVKFETFISLNKHIERQIHI, encoded by the coding sequence ATGAAAATAGACGGAATTGATAAAAAAATTATTAGAAGTTTAATAAAAGACGCAAGAACACCTATTTTAAGTATTGCTAGAGAAGTTGGTATCTCTGGAGCTGCAATTCATCAAAGGTTAAGAAAATTAGAGAAATCAGAACTAATTGATGGTTATCAAATGATGGTAAATACTAAGGCTTTGGGCTATAATACAATCGCTTTTGTAGGGGTTTTTTTAGAAACTTCTGCAATTTTATCATCTGTAATCAAAAGACTTAAAGAAATTTCGGAAGTAGTAGAATGTCATTATACAACCGGTAGTTTTACAGTTTTTATTAAGGTATTATGTAAAAATAATGAAGATTTAATGTATTTGTTAAATAGTAAGTTAAAAGTTATTAAAGGAGTTGTTAAATTTGAAACATTTATTTCTTTAAATAAACATATTGAGAGGCAAATACACATATAA
- a CDS encoding response regulator, translated as MKSLSILLIDDDELERIKFKKVCKDICFSCTIVEAVDGKQALHFLSAKGKTFDIIILDLHMPKMNGLELLRILKSNTEYKNIPVVIMSNSEDSTELQDCYNLGISGYFTKPAQYSQYSEKVKSLLDYWKRNELNE; from the coding sequence ATGAAATCTCTCTCCATATTACTTATTGATGACGATGAATTGGAAAGAATTAAGTTTAAAAAAGTATGTAAAGATATTTGTTTTTCATGCACAATAGTTGAAGCGGTAGATGGAAAACAAGCTTTACATTTTTTAAGTGCAAAAGGTAAAACTTTCGATATTATTATTTTAGATTTACACATGCCTAAAATGAACGGTCTTGAACTTTTAAGAATATTAAAGTCAAATACCGAGTATAAGAATATTCCTGTTGTCATAATGTCTAATTCAGAAGATAGTACAGAATTACAAGACTGTTATAATTTGGGGATTTCTGGCTATTTTACAAAACCAGCACAATATTCTCAATATTCTGAAAAAGTAAAATCATTATTAGATTATTGGAAAAGGAATGAACTTAATGAATAA
- a CDS encoding Hpt domain-containing protein — translation METPNLNYIKELSGGDLEFEENIIELLKKEFPEEHMLFNENFSKKEYVEAANNVHKIKHKISILGLKKGLELASRFEKDLKNTNTELYNDFVNILDKIHVYLKV, via the coding sequence ATGGAGACCCCAAATTTAAATTATATAAAAGAGCTTTCTGGAGGAGATTTAGAATTTGAAGAAAATATCATTGAGCTGTTAAAAAAGGAATTTCCTGAAGAACATATGCTCTTTAATGAGAATTTTTCTAAAAAAGAATATGTAGAGGCTGCAAATAATGTTCACAAGATAAAACATAAAATTAGTATTTTAGGTTTGAAAAAAGGGCTAGAATTAGCTTCTAGATTTGAAAAAGATTTAAAAAATACTAACACTGAATTATATAATGATTTTGTAAATATTTTAGACAAAATTCATGTATATTTAAAGGTCTAA
- a CDS encoding LytTR family DNA-binding domain-containing protein: MIGIIIDDDATARLIIKQLCSNSKEVSVIEEFSSAIEAVKYLNSNDVDLIFLDIHMPTFSGFDFIQTLKSPPKIILTTSDMNFALQAFEYDCVIDYIVKPITKERFNKSLQKLAGLNEIKNSINLKDVSKEDSSFIYVSVERRLVKINIPDIYFVEAKGDYISIKTEGKNYIVHSTLKKIEDKLPSSLFLRIHRSFIINISEIVDIEDNSVLIQKSVIPISRSNKSELMRRLNLL; this comes from the coding sequence ATGATTGGTATAATAATAGATGATGATGCAACGGCAAGATTAATTATTAAGCAGTTATGTAGTAATTCTAAAGAAGTTTCTGTAATAGAGGAGTTTAGTTCTGCTATAGAAGCTGTAAAGTATCTTAATTCTAATGATGTAGATTTAATATTTTTAGATATACACATGCCTACATTTTCTGGTTTTGATTTTATACAAACGTTAAAATCGCCTCCAAAAATTATTTTAACTACTTCAGACATGAATTTTGCTTTACAAGCATTTGAATATGATTGCGTGATTGATTATATAGTAAAGCCTATTACTAAAGAAAGATTTAATAAATCTTTACAGAAATTAGCGGGCCTAAATGAAATTAAAAATTCTATAAATCTAAAGGATGTGTCTAAGGAAGATTCTAGTTTTATTTATGTTAGTGTAGAAAGAAGGCTTGTTAAAATTAATATTCCAGATATCTATTTTGTTGAAGCAAAAGGAGATTATATTAGCATTAAAACAGAAGGGAAAAATTATATAGTACATTCTACACTAAAGAAAATAGAAGATAAGTTACCGTCTTCTTTATTTTTAAGAATACACAGGTCATTTATTATTAATATTTCAGAGATTGTTGATATAGAAGATAATAGTGTGCTTATTCAAAAAAGTGTTATTCCGATTAGTAGATCTAATAAAAGTGAATTAATGAGAAGGTTAAACTTGCTTTAA
- a CDS encoding M16 family metallopeptidase yields the protein MIWAEADKLGYFINTVTDPVLAKEKQVVKNEKRQSIDNRPYGHNQYVIGKNLYPKDHPYNWQVIGSLEDLQNATLQDVKDFYKKWYVPNNATLVLSGDIDIAQATKWVHKYFDEIPKGKEEIPALVKRPGVVKETKFLYYEDNFARVPQLTMVWPTVAQYNPDSYALDVLSQYLTDGKSAPLNQVLVDDLKLTSRTGMYSRNSELAGEIQISIRAFNDVKLDDVKAGVEKGLAKFETEGISEKDLNRIKAGQETDFYASLSSVLGKGTNLASYNTYLGNPGFVTEDIKRTLSVTTEDVMRVYNTYIKNKNYIATSFVPKNSTELALTNSLLANVVEEKIVTGAEEKFDPKIAATYEKTPSSFDRTIEPPYGATPSLAVPKVYESSLKNGLKIFGIENDEVPLVRFNITIDGGQLLESMDKLGVANLTANLLNKGTKNKTVKELEEAIQELGASIYVSSDVENITLSGTTLAKNYDKTLALAEEILLEPRFDKNEFDLLKKATIANLRQQEASPNSVARNAYNALIYGKDNIRSKNILGTTTSVEKITINDLKEYYNNFISPSVAKMLVVGDISKEKVIASLGTLNTNWKAKEVSIPVYKTPETPTKPTVYFYDIPNAKQSVLQFGAPALAATDKDFYAASVMNYILGGGGFASRLTQELREGKGYTYGIRSGFSGTKAKGAFTISSGVRSNVTLESAQAVKKILEEYPTTFSDKDLETTKSFLIKSNARAFETSRAKLNMLSNISDYGWSADYVKDQENTVNNMTKEQITALANKYVNPNKMIWLVVGDAETQLERIKELGYGKPILLNKRQEKIKN from the coding sequence GTTATTGGTTCTTTAGAAGATTTACAAAATGCAACCTTACAAGATGTAAAAGATTTTTATAAGAAATGGTATGTACCTAACAACGCAACTTTAGTATTATCTGGAGATATAGATATTGCACAAGCAACAAAATGGGTTCATAAATATTTTGATGAAATACCAAAAGGAAAAGAAGAAATACCTGCATTAGTTAAAAGACCTGGTGTAGTTAAAGAAACTAAATTTTTATATTACGAAGATAACTTTGCAAGAGTACCACAATTAACAATGGTTTGGCCAACAGTAGCGCAATACAATCCAGATTCTTATGCACTAGATGTATTATCTCAATATTTAACAGATGGTAAATCGGCCCCTCTTAATCAAGTTTTAGTTGATGATTTAAAATTAACATCTAGAACAGGTATGTACAGCAGAAATTCTGAATTGGCAGGAGAAATTCAAATTTCTATACGCGCTTTTAATGATGTAAAATTAGATGATGTAAAAGCTGGAGTTGAAAAAGGATTGGCAAAGTTTGAAACTGAAGGAATATCAGAAAAAGATTTAAATAGAATTAAAGCAGGTCAGGAAACTGATTTTTACGCAAGCCTTTCTAGCGTTTTAGGTAAAGGAACTAACCTTGCATCTTACAATACTTATTTAGGCAACCCTGGCTTTGTTACAGAAGATATTAAAAGAACATTATCCGTTACCACAGAAGATGTAATGCGTGTTTATAATACATACATAAAAAACAAAAATTATATAGCAACAAGTTTTGTTCCTAAAAACAGTACTGAATTAGCATTAACAAATTCTCTATTAGCAAATGTTGTAGAAGAGAAAATTGTAACAGGAGCAGAAGAAAAATTCGATCCTAAAATTGCGGCAACATACGAGAAAACACCTTCTTCTTTTGATAGAACGATAGAACCACCTTACGGAGCAACGCCTTCTTTAGCAGTACCAAAAGTGTATGAAAGTAGTTTAAAGAATGGTTTAAAAATCTTTGGAATTGAAAATGACGAAGTTCCTTTGGTTCGTTTTAATATAACTATTGATGGTGGCCAATTATTAGAATCTATGGATAAATTAGGGGTTGCTAATTTAACTGCGAATCTATTAAACAAAGGAACAAAAAATAAAACTGTAAAAGAATTAGAAGAAGCTATTCAAGAATTAGGTGCTTCTATCTATGTGTCTTCAGATGTTGAAAACATTACCTTAAGCGGAACAACATTAGCCAAAAACTATGATAAAACGTTAGCTTTAGCAGAAGAAATATTATTAGAACCAAGGTTCGATAAAAACGAATTCGATTTATTAAAAAAAGCGACTATTGCTAATTTACGTCAGCAAGAAGCGAGCCCTAATTCTGTAGCTAGAAATGCTTATAACGCGTTAATCTACGGAAAAGACAATATCCGTTCTAAAAACATTTTAGGAACAACAACATCCGTAGAAAAAATAACAATTAACGATTTAAAAGAATATTACAACAATTTTATTTCTCCTTCTGTAGCAAAAATGTTAGTTGTAGGAGATATTTCTAAAGAAAAAGTAATTGCTTCTTTAGGCACTTTAAACACGAATTGGAAAGCAAAAGAAGTTTCAATTCCGGTATATAAAACACCAGAAACACCAACTAAACCTACTGTTTATTTTTATGATATTCCGAATGCAAAACAATCTGTTTTACAATTTGGCGCACCTGCTTTAGCAGCAACAGATAAAGATTTTTACGCTGCTTCAGTTATGAATTACATTCTTGGTGGCGGTGGCTTTGCTTCTCGTTTAACACAAGAATTACGAGAAGGAAAAGGATATACGTACGGAATTCGTTCTGGTTTTTCTGGCACAAAAGCAAAAGGTGCTTTTACCATTTCTAGCGGCGTAAGAAGTAATGTAACTTTAGAATCTGCCCAAGCTGTAAAAAAAATATTAGAAGAATACCCAACTACTTTTTCCGATAAAGATTTAGAAACTACCAAAAGTTTTTTAATTAAAAGTAATGCAAGAGCTTTTGAAACTTCTAGAGCAAAACTAAATATGTTGTCTAATATTAGTGACTATGGCTGGAGTGCAGACTATGTAAAAGACCAAGAAAACACGGTTAATAACATGACCAAAGAGCAAATTACAGCGTTAGCAAACAAATATGTGAATCCTAATAAAATGATCTGGTTGGTTGTGGGTGATGCAGAAACACAATTGGAAAGAATAAAAGAATTAGGGTATGGAAAACCTATTTTACTGAATAAAAGACAAGAAAAAATAAAAAATTAG